The following coding sequences are from one Streptomyces venezuelae window:
- a CDS encoding DMT family transporter, with translation MSALALSVLLSLVSAVAYAGGAILQERVAATTPGQRYAPLRRGAWWVAIALNGLGALLHVVALAYGPLSVVQPLGALTIVFALPMAAVFVRRRAGATAWRGALMATVGLAGLLSLTSTSDSQTLAGAERVVLALVTGGGVLGLMAAAHAAHRHPVMRSVLLACAAGGAFGIASVFTKTVAVDLDENIAVVEQLPSLAVIAVLAAAGVLLSQASYRGAGLAAPLSTVTVVNPVVAAAVGLTLFGESFRHGATGTVLALGSGVVAACGLILLTTERIARETSTVTVAQGGPSPAGATGSQPPSQSPSQGDPEPSPATAGGLPAVPSQQPVSAHRRTRTRHPGRRERMVS, from the coding sequence ATGAGTGCTTTGGCACTGTCCGTGCTGCTCTCCCTCGTCTCAGCCGTCGCGTACGCGGGCGGGGCGATCCTCCAGGAGCGCGTGGCGGCGACGACTCCCGGACAGCGGTACGCACCGCTGCGCCGCGGCGCCTGGTGGGTCGCGATCGCCCTCAACGGCCTCGGTGCCCTGCTGCACGTGGTGGCGCTGGCCTACGGCCCGCTGAGCGTCGTCCAGCCGCTCGGCGCGCTGACCATCGTCTTCGCCCTGCCCATGGCCGCCGTGTTCGTACGCCGCCGGGCCGGGGCCACCGCCTGGCGGGGCGCGCTCATGGCGACGGTGGGGCTCGCCGGGCTCCTCTCGCTCACCTCGACGTCCGACTCACAGACGCTGGCCGGCGCCGAGCGCGTCGTCCTCGCCCTGGTCACGGGCGGCGGTGTGCTCGGCCTGATGGCGGCGGCGCACGCGGCGCACCGGCACCCGGTGATGCGCAGCGTGCTGCTGGCCTGCGCGGCGGGTGGCGCCTTCGGCATCGCGTCCGTCTTCACGAAGACGGTGGCGGTCGACCTGGACGAGAACATCGCCGTGGTCGAGCAGCTGCCCAGTCTCGCCGTGATCGCCGTCCTCGCGGCGGCCGGCGTGCTGCTCTCGCAGGCCTCGTACCGCGGCGCGGGCCTCGCGGCGCCGCTGTCGACGGTGACCGTGGTGAACCCGGTCGTCGCGGCGGCGGTCGGTCTGACCCTGTTCGGAGAATCCTTCCGCCACGGCGCCACGGGCACGGTCCTGGCGCTCGGCAGCGGGGTCGTGGCCGCGTGCGGCCTGATCCTCCTCACGACGGAGCGGATCGCGCGGGAGACGTCGACGGTGACGGTGGCGCAGGGGGGCCCTTCACCCGCCGGGGCGACGGGCTCGCAGCCGCCCTCGCAGTCGCCTTCGCAGGGGGATCCGGAGCCGAGCCCCGCCACCGCGGGCGGGCTGCCCGCGGTGCCCTCTCAGCAGCCCGTGTCGGCCCACCGCAGGACGCGGACGCGGCACCCCGGGCGCCGCGAGCGCATGGTGTCCTGA
- a CDS encoding transglycosylase family protein — MAVRGRHRRYQPNRINRASLTFTAGGAGMALPLTVAGTAGAADVDTWNKVAACESGNNWSINTGNGYFGGLQFKQSTWEAYGGTAYASRADRATKEQQIAVAEKVLDAQGPGAWPVCSAKAGLARGGGSPDITPVRGPGKAASKPERPKRDVRDVKPEVTPQSAAGTAEMYTVVHGDTLSGIADERRVRGGWQRLYDANRRVIGDDPDLITPGQRLSVHGRATVGQQRPKPTERTTTDKRAAEKRAAEKRAAEQRAAEKAAADKQRERRRAQQKRPQSSAPQAKNAAPRPSSSGASAPVAASPSTPYRAAGGSWSKGYHTGVDFAVPTGTSVKAVAAGRVVSAGWGGSYGYQVVIRHTDGKYSQYGHLSALSVKAGQQVGAGQRIARSGSTGNSTGPHLHFEVRTGPGFGSDIDPLAYLRARGVRI; from the coding sequence ATGGCCGTACGCGGCCGGCACCGCCGGTATCAGCCGAACCGCATCAACCGTGCGTCGCTGACCTTCACGGCGGGCGGCGCGGGCATGGCGCTCCCGCTCACCGTCGCCGGTACCGCGGGAGCCGCCGACGTCGACACGTGGAACAAGGTCGCGGCCTGCGAGTCCGGCAACAACTGGAGCATCAACACCGGCAACGGCTACTTCGGCGGCCTCCAGTTCAAGCAGTCCACGTGGGAGGCGTACGGCGGCACGGCCTACGCCTCGCGCGCCGACCGCGCCACCAAAGAGCAGCAGATCGCCGTCGCCGAGAAGGTCCTCGACGCGCAGGGGCCCGGCGCCTGGCCGGTCTGCTCGGCGAAGGCCGGACTCGCCCGCGGCGGCGGCTCGCCCGACATCACCCCGGTCCGTGGCCCCGGCAAAGCCGCGAGCAAGCCCGAGCGGCCCAAGCGCGACGTCAGGGACGTCAAGCCCGAGGTGACCCCGCAGTCCGCCGCGGGCACCGCCGAGATGTACACCGTCGTCCACGGGGACACGCTCTCCGGCATCGCCGACGAGCGCCGGGTCCGGGGCGGCTGGCAGCGGCTGTACGACGCCAACCGGCGCGTCATCGGCGACGACCCCGACCTGATCACGCCGGGGCAGCGGCTCTCCGTGCACGGCCGGGCCACCGTCGGGCAGCAGAGGCCGAAGCCCACCGAGCGCACGACCACCGATAAGCGCGCTGCCGAAAAGCGCGCCGCCGAGAAACGTGCCGCCGAGCAGCGAGCGGCCGAAAAAGCCGCCGCCGACAAGCAGCGCGAGCGCCGGCGCGCCCAGCAGAAGCGGCCCCAGTCCTCCGCCCCGCAGGCGAAGAACGCCGCGCCCCGCCCCTCATCGTCCGGCGCCTCCGCCCCCGTCGCCGCCTCGCCCAGCACCCCGTACCGCGCCGCGGGCGGTTCCTGGTCGAAGGGCTACCACACGGGTGTCGACTTCGCCGTGCCCACCGGCACGTCCGTGAAGGCCGTAGCCGCGGGCCGCGTCGTCTCGGCGGGCTGGGGCGGCAGCTACGGCTACCAGGTGGTCATCCGCCACACCGACGGCAAGTACAGCCAGTACGGACACCTCTCGGCGCTGTCGGTGAAGGCGGGGCAGCAGGTCGGTGCGGGGCAGCGGATAGCCCGGTCCGGGTCCACCGGGAACAGCACGGGCCCGCATCTGCACTTCGAGGTGCGGACGGGGCCCGGCTTCGGTTCCGACATCGACCCGCTCGCCTACCTGCGGGCCCGCGGCGTACGCATCTGA
- a CDS encoding IucA/IucC family C-terminal-domain containing protein, protein MTTLIDLEELGSVGGFFALRAGPPPGVAKPFTEVYAERPAVPESGDPIGFRVRKVAGRLGAPEDRIAVSVAQLGLAARLWSVTLGSAALYGRVPDLDPALLHWDADGTSPDDLWLTEVRLLPGDAATVREVVQHGHLASLSAALRARYRISAGLLWGNAGSALAGAARELHGWARRSGRQDVGERALALAHELFDHPGLRGTGTLRGTAFRRRSCCLYYRCPSGGLCGDCCFERAPQRSSPGAASG, encoded by the coding sequence GTGACCACCCTCATCGACCTCGAAGAACTCGGCTCCGTCGGCGGTTTCTTCGCCCTGCGCGCGGGTCCGCCGCCCGGCGTCGCGAAGCCGTTCACCGAGGTGTACGCGGAGCGGCCCGCGGTACCGGAATCCGGTGATCCGATCGGTTTCCGCGTCCGCAAGGTGGCGGGCAGACTCGGTGCCCCCGAGGACCGCATCGCGGTGTCCGTGGCACAGCTGGGGCTCGCCGCCCGGCTCTGGTCCGTGACGCTCGGCTCCGCCGCGCTGTACGGGCGGGTGCCCGACCTCGACCCCGCGCTGCTGCACTGGGACGCGGACGGCACCTCGCCCGACGACCTGTGGCTCACGGAGGTGCGTCTGCTGCCGGGTGATGCCGCGACCGTACGGGAGGTGGTGCAACACGGCCATCTGGCGTCGCTGTCCGCCGCGTTGCGGGCCCGGTACCGGATCTCCGCCGGGCTGCTGTGGGGCAACGCGGGGTCGGCGCTCGCGGGGGCGGCACGCGAACTCCACGGCTGGGCACGGCGGTCGGGGCGCCAGGACGTCGGGGAGCGGGCACTCGCGCTGGCCCACGAGCTCTTCGACCACCCCGGCCTGCGCGGCACCGGCACCCTGCGGGGCACCGCCTTCCGGCGACGCAGCTGCTGCCTGTACTACCGGTGCCCCAGCGGCGGGCTGTGCGGCGACTGCTGCTTCGAACGGGCGCCGCAGCGGTCTTCCCCCGGGGCCGCGTCTGGGTGA
- a CDS encoding acetylxylan esterase encodes MPQFDLPLDELRRYRPDLAEPDDFDSFWEKTLSEARQYELDARFERVELPLRGVRVFDVAFAGFGGHPVKGWLVLPAGAEGEGSESLPVVVEYIGYGGGRGLPHMHLLWAAAGFAHFVMDTRGQGSGGWAQGDTPDPVGSGPAHPGFMTRGIEDPHDYYYRRLYVDAVRAVEAARSHPLVDETKVAVLGVSQGGGLALAVGGLVPDLAAVMADVPFLCDFPRATTLTDRLPYSEIGAYLKARRGGQERVFQTLSYFDGVHFAARGRAPALFSAALQDMTCPPSTVFAAYNAYTGTERSMEVYAFNDHEGGGPYQQGVQLRWVQQYLRS; translated from the coding sequence GTGCCCCAGTTCGACCTCCCCCTCGACGAACTCCGTCGCTACCGGCCCGACTTGGCCGAGCCCGACGACTTCGATTCCTTCTGGGAGAAGACGTTGTCGGAGGCGCGGCAGTATGAGCTCGACGCCCGCTTCGAGCGCGTGGAGTTGCCGTTGCGCGGGGTGCGGGTTTTCGACGTCGCCTTCGCCGGGTTCGGGGGGCATCCCGTCAAGGGGTGGCTCGTGCTGCCCGCCGGGGCCGAGGGCGAGGGGAGTGAATCGCTGCCCGTCGTCGTGGAGTACATCGGGTACGGCGGCGGGCGCGGGCTGCCCCACATGCATCTGCTGTGGGCCGCGGCCGGTTTCGCGCACTTCGTGATGGACACGCGGGGGCAGGGCAGCGGCGGGTGGGCGCAGGGCGACACGCCGGACCCCGTGGGGAGCGGGCCCGCGCACCCCGGGTTCATGACCCGCGGCATCGAGGACCCGCACGACTACTACTACCGGCGCCTGTACGTCGACGCCGTACGCGCCGTCGAGGCCGCGCGCTCCCACCCCCTCGTGGACGAGACCAAGGTCGCCGTGCTCGGCGTCAGCCAGGGCGGCGGACTCGCCCTCGCCGTCGGCGGGCTCGTGCCCGATCTCGCCGCCGTCATGGCCGACGTCCCCTTCCTGTGCGACTTCCCGCGCGCCACCACCCTCACGGACCGCCTCCCGTACAGCGAGATCGGCGCCTACCTCAAGGCCCGCCGGGGCGGCCAGGAGCGCGTGTTCCAGACCCTGTCGTACTTCGACGGCGTGCACTTCGCCGCCCGCGGACGCGCGCCCGCCCTCTTCTCCGCGGCCCTCCAGGACATGACCTGCCCGCCTTCGACGGTGTTCGCCGCCTACAACGCGTACACGGGAACGGAACGTTCCATGGAGGTGTACGCCTTCAACGATCACGAGGGCGGTGGGCCCTACCAGCAAGGCGTCCAACTGAGGTGGGTCCAGCAGTACTTGCGGTCATGA
- the panD gene encoding aspartate 1-decarboxylase produces the protein MLRTLFKSKIHRATVTQADLHYVGSVTIDADLLDAADLLPGELVHIVDVTNGARLETYTIEGERGSGVIGINGAAAHLVHPGDKVIIISYAQVEDAEARALRPRVVHVDESNRVVALGDDPAEAVPGAPDMVRNPQSRRDAV, from the coding sequence GTGCTGCGCACTCTGTTCAAGTCCAAGATCCACCGTGCCACGGTGACCCAGGCCGACCTGCACTACGTGGGGTCCGTCACCATCGACGCGGATCTTCTCGACGCCGCCGACCTGCTGCCCGGCGAACTCGTTCACATCGTCGATGTCACCAACGGTGCCCGGCTGGAGACGTACACCATCGAGGGGGAGCGGGGGAGCGGTGTCATCGGGATCAACGGTGCGGCCGCGCATCTCGTGCACCCCGGCGACAAGGTGATCATCATCAGCTACGCGCAGGTCGAGGACGCCGAGGCGCGGGCGCTGCGGCCGCGCGTCGTGCACGTCGACGAGAGCAACCGCGTGGTCGCCCTCGGGGACGATCCGGCGGAGGCGGTGCCGGGGGCCCCTGACATGGTGCGGAATCCGCAGAGCCGCCGGGATGCCGTCTGA
- the glgC gene encoding glucose-1-phosphate adenylyltransferase, translated as MRGGPSVLGIVLAGGEGKRLMPLTADRAKPAVTFGGTYRLVDFVLSNLVNGDILRICVLTQYKSHSLDRHVTTTWRMSSLLGNYVTPVPAQQRLGPRWFSGSADAILQSLNLVHDEQPDYIAVFGADHVYRMDPRHMLQQHIENGAAVTVAGIRVPRADASSFGIITPGRDGTKVERFLEKPTDPPGLPDSPNEVYASMGNYLFTTKTLVDALQQDAEDEHSAHDMGGSILPLLTERGMAQVYDFDGNHVPGETPRDHGYWRDVGTLDSYYEAHMDLISDQPVFNLDNRRWPIYTHSDGLPPAKFCAGGIAGESIVSPGCVIRGQVTRSVLSPGVTVEEGAVVQGSVLHDNVRIGRGAVVRGAVLDKNVDVPPGATIGVNPDRDEELYTVSKGGVIALGKGQTVPM; from the coding sequence ATGCGCGGTGGACCTTCGGTGCTCGGAATCGTGCTCGCGGGCGGGGAGGGGAAGCGGCTGATGCCGCTCACCGCCGACCGGGCCAAACCAGCGGTCACGTTCGGCGGCACCTACCGCCTCGTCGACTTCGTGCTCTCCAACCTCGTCAACGGCGACATCCTGCGCATCTGCGTCCTGACGCAGTACAAGTCGCACTCGCTCGACCGGCACGTGACGACGACCTGGCGCATGTCGAGCCTGCTCGGCAACTACGTGACCCCGGTGCCCGCGCAACAGCGCCTGGGCCCACGCTGGTTCTCCGGGAGCGCCGACGCCATCCTGCAGTCCCTCAACCTCGTCCACGACGAACAGCCCGACTACATTGCGGTGTTCGGCGCCGACCACGTCTACCGCATGGACCCGCGCCACATGCTGCAGCAGCACATCGAGAACGGCGCCGCGGTGACCGTCGCGGGGATCAGGGTGCCGCGCGCCGACGCGTCGTCGTTCGGCATCATCACCCCCGGACGCGACGGGACGAAGGTGGAGCGCTTCCTGGAGAAGCCCACCGACCCACCGGGACTGCCCGACTCGCCGAACGAGGTCTACGCCTCCATGGGCAACTACCTGTTCACCACCAAGACCCTCGTCGACGCCCTCCAGCAGGACGCCGAGGACGAGCACTCGGCGCACGACATGGGCGGCTCGATCCTGCCGCTGCTCACCGAGCGCGGCATGGCGCAGGTGTACGACTTCGACGGCAACCACGTCCCCGGCGAGACCCCGCGCGACCACGGCTACTGGCGTGACGTCGGCACCCTCGACTCGTACTACGAAGCCCACATGGACCTCATCTCCGACCAGCCGGTCTTCAACCTGGACAACCGCCGCTGGCCCATCTACACCCACTCCGACGGCCTGCCGCCCGCCAAGTTCTGCGCGGGCGGCATCGCGGGCGAGTCGATCGTCAGCCCCGGCTGCGTCATCCGCGGCCAGGTCACCCGCTCCGTCCTCTCGCCCGGCGTGACCGTCGAGGAGGGGGCCGTCGTCCAGGGCTCCGTGCTGCACGACAACGTACGGATCGGGCGCGGCGCGGTCGTGCGGGGCGCTGTCCTCGACAAGAACGTCGACGTACCGCCGGGCGCGACGATCGGCGTCAACCCGGACCGCGACGAGGAGCTGTACACGGTGTCCAAGGGCGGCGTGATCGCCCTGGGCAAGGGCCAGACCGTACCGATGTGA
- a CDS encoding PucR family transcriptional regulator, whose amino-acid sequence MEELWPPPSREVADAIRSLCQRLLTETDALIDSFARPSLVAQNDPALLTDASLVEEDRALNRSEVVQWLTANVQQPGRRVEPYVSPRTTAYINDLVSRGIAPDFGGAWRVALGIGWRRWLEECVADCADPDLLVGVLDVTAQSLVQYALDSVAALRQAGLAAAMGNTDAEGIALIQLIASGAPMAEDLAEGRLRYRMARWHVGLVLWVDDPQEADALDEAVAAVRCSAGGRSALVARASATSRWIWLSGEAVPDLHHVEKDLAATDAVRAAVGRPGRGLEGFRSSHQDALAAQALVIRLGSDRRFTAYADVELIDALTKDRPGARRFVINTLGPLAEADTALRQALLTYVQCGFSTTRAAADLYAHRNTVERRVSRANELSTLKVEDNPTHVAAALLVLDIAPDIVTVVPS is encoded by the coding sequence ATGGAAGAGCTGTGGCCCCCGCCCTCGCGTGAGGTCGCCGATGCGATCAGGTCCCTGTGTCAGCGCCTGCTGACGGAAACGGACGCCCTGATCGACTCCTTCGCAAGGCCCTCTCTCGTCGCCCAGAACGATCCCGCTCTCCTCACCGACGCATCGCTGGTCGAGGAGGATCGCGCGCTCAACCGCTCTGAGGTGGTCCAGTGGTTGACCGCAAACGTTCAGCAACCGGGGCGGAGGGTAGAGCCCTACGTCAGTCCGAGGACCACGGCGTACATCAACGACCTCGTCTCCCGGGGCATCGCGCCCGACTTCGGCGGTGCCTGGCGCGTGGCTCTGGGGATCGGCTGGCGGCGATGGCTGGAGGAATGCGTGGCGGACTGCGCGGACCCCGATCTTCTCGTGGGGGTCCTGGACGTGACGGCGCAGTCGCTGGTGCAGTACGCCCTCGACTCCGTCGCGGCCCTGCGGCAAGCCGGACTCGCCGCGGCGATGGGGAACACGGATGCCGAGGGGATCGCGCTGATCCAGCTGATCGCCAGTGGGGCGCCGATGGCGGAGGACCTTGCCGAAGGACGCCTGCGCTACCGGATGGCGCGGTGGCACGTGGGCCTCGTCCTCTGGGTCGACGATCCCCAGGAGGCCGACGCCCTGGACGAGGCGGTCGCCGCCGTGCGCTGCTCCGCCGGAGGCCGAAGCGCCCTGGTGGCGCGCGCCAGCGCCACGTCGCGGTGGATCTGGCTCTCGGGGGAAGCTGTCCCGGATCTTCACCACGTGGAGAAGGACCTCGCGGCGACCGACGCGGTCCGCGCGGCGGTGGGAAGGCCGGGCCGCGGTCTCGAAGGATTCCGCTCCAGCCACCAGGACGCCCTGGCGGCGCAGGCGCTCGTGATCCGGCTGGGTTCCGACCGGCGGTTCACCGCCTACGCCGACGTCGAGCTGATCGACGCGCTCACGAAGGACCGGCCCGGCGCGCGTCGGTTCGTCATCAACACCCTCGGGCCGTTGGCCGAAGCCGACACAGCCCTGAGGCAGGCGCTGCTCACCTACGTGCAGTGCGGCTTCAGCACCACCCGGGCGGCCGCCGACCTCTACGCGCACCGCAACACCGTCGAACGGCGCGTCTCACGCGCCAACGAGCTCTCCACCCTCAAGGTGGAGGACAACCCGACCCACGTGGCGGCGGCGCTCCTGGTGCTGGACATCGCGCCTGACATCGTGACGGTCGTTCCGAGTTGA
- a CDS encoding ABC transporter permease — protein MTIDTKSPADPTDPTAQEEQAAGPSRSERLSALAQQHGALVTLIVAVAAASVGFDTFMTADNMENMAVSSAFLAVVALGMTFVIVTGGIDLSVGSLFALGGVLAAWGSRYGTAVALLLPLAVCGLIGLVNGMLIARARLAPFIVTLAAMLAARGLLLSVTDEGSRTYLVDKDSFFATLGQGKVLGIGAPVWITVALFVAGAVVLRRTRFGQYVYAVGGNEDAAALMGAPVARTKIAVYTVSGLCAGLAGALNAAWLVSGVTILGSGMELEAISAVVIGGTLLTGGFGFISGSLVGVLLLKVIQNVINQIGSLDSAYQQVVSGAFLAVVVVAQTWLGRRRRVL, from the coding sequence ATGACCATCGACACGAAGAGCCCGGCGGATCCCACGGACCCCACCGCTCAGGAGGAACAGGCCGCGGGCCCCTCCCGCTCGGAGCGGCTGAGCGCCCTCGCGCAGCAACACGGCGCGCTCGTCACCCTGATCGTCGCGGTGGCCGCCGCGTCCGTCGGCTTCGACACGTTCATGACGGCCGACAACATGGAGAACATGGCGGTGTCCTCCGCGTTCCTCGCGGTGGTCGCGCTCGGCATGACGTTCGTCATCGTCACCGGCGGCATCGACCTGTCGGTCGGCTCGCTGTTCGCCCTCGGCGGGGTGCTCGCCGCCTGGGGTTCGCGGTACGGCACGGCCGTGGCGCTGCTCCTGCCCCTCGCGGTCTGCGGCCTCATCGGTCTCGTCAACGGCATGCTGATCGCCCGCGCGCGGCTCGCGCCGTTCATCGTGACGCTCGCGGCGATGCTGGCGGCCCGCGGCCTCCTCCTGTCGGTGACGGACGAGGGGTCCAGGACGTACCTGGTCGACAAGGACTCCTTCTTCGCGACGCTCGGGCAGGGCAAGGTGCTCGGGATCGGCGCCCCGGTCTGGATCACGGTCGCGCTGTTCGTGGCGGGCGCGGTGGTGCTGCGCCGCACCCGGTTCGGCCAGTACGTGTACGCGGTCGGGGGCAACGAGGACGCGGCGGCGCTGATGGGCGCCCCCGTGGCCCGTACGAAGATCGCCGTCTACACGGTGTCGGGGCTCTGCGCGGGGCTCGCCGGGGCCCTCAACGCAGCGTGGCTGGTCTCCGGTGTGACGATCCTCGGCTCCGGCATGGAGCTGGAGGCGATCTCCGCGGTCGTCATCGGCGGCACGCTGCTCACCGGCGGCTTCGGGTTCATCAGCGGGTCACTGGTGGGGGTGCTGCTCCTCAAGGTCATCCAGAACGTCATCAACCAGATCGGCTCGCTCGACTCCGCCTACCAGCAGGTGGTCAGCGGGGCGTTCCTGGCGGTCGTGGTGGTCGCGCAGACGTGGCTGGGGCGCAGGCGCAGGGTGCTGTGA
- a CDS encoding aspartate/glutamate racemase family protein, giving the protein MDALGLLHTSPVHVPVFDGLRASEHPGLELRHHVEEELLARARREGPDAVVPAVRAALQRVADGGDAGRGGRAVRAVLCTCSTIGGVAEALGSELGVPVVRVDRPMAAAAVAAGPRVVLLATVASTVGPTSALVEEEARRAGRDVSVRAAVVEEAWGRFEAGDATGYAEGVARAVRDVRDADVIVLAQASMAGAEALVPEVRVPVLSSPRLGLTAAVALVAGSGRG; this is encoded by the coding sequence ATGGACGCGCTGGGGCTTCTCCATACCTCTCCCGTGCACGTGCCCGTCTTCGACGGTCTGCGGGCCTCGGAGCATCCGGGGCTCGAACTCCGTCACCACGTGGAGGAGGAGCTCCTGGCCCGGGCCCGGCGTGAAGGGCCGGACGCCGTCGTCCCCGCGGTACGGGCGGCCCTTCAGCGCGTTGCCGACGGCGGTGACGCGGGCAGAGGTGGGCGCGCGGTCCGTGCCGTGCTGTGCACGTGTTCCACCATCGGAGGCGTCGCCGAGGCGCTGGGGAGCGAACTGGGCGTCCCGGTGGTCCGGGTCGACCGGCCCATGGCGGCCGCGGCCGTCGCCGCAGGCCCCCGGGTCGTCCTCCTCGCCACGGTCGCGTCCACCGTCGGGCCGACCTCCGCGCTCGTCGAGGAGGAGGCGCGGCGGGCCGGGCGGGATGTCTCCGTGCGGGCCGCGGTGGTCGAGGAGGCCTGGGGCCGGTTCGAGGCGGGGGACGCCACCGGGTATGCGGAAGGCGTGGCCCGAGCGGTGCGCGATGTGCGCGACGCCGACGTGATCGTGCTGGCGCAGGCCTCCATGGCGGGGGCGGAGGCGCTGGTTCCGGAGGTGCGGGTGCCGGTGCTCTCCAGTCCCCGGCTCGGGCTCACGGCCGCGGTCGCGCTGGTCGCGGGGAGCGGGCGAGGGTAG
- the glgA gene encoding glycogen synthase — MKVGLLTREYPPDVYGGAGVHVEFLARELRSLTDLDVHCWGEGTSNGLMRHQAWPALDGANDALRTFSVDLSMAASLAGRELLHSHTWYASLAGHVGKLLHDVPHVMTSHSLEPLRPWKAEQLGGGYALSSWAERTAAEAADAVIAVSGAMREDILACYPAIDPAKVHLVHNGIDADLYRPDPGTDVLERLGVDLDRPYVLFVGRITRQKGVPHLLRAARKLDRDVQLVLCAGAPDTPEIDREFRTLFEELSRKRAGVQWIPEMLPRPQIIQLLTHAAVFVCPSVYEPLGIVNLEAMACGTAVVASRVGGIPEVVSDGTTGLLAPYRESDPADFEHDLGLLMNRLATDPERSGAMGRAGRHRVLREFGWDTVARRTVEVYEEILHADR; from the coding sequence GTGAAGGTGGGGCTGCTCACCCGGGAGTATCCACCGGACGTCTACGGCGGAGCGGGCGTCCATGTCGAGTTCCTCGCACGGGAGTTGCGCTCCCTCACGGACCTCGACGTGCACTGTTGGGGGGAGGGCACCTCCAACGGGCTCATGCGCCACCAGGCGTGGCCCGCGCTCGACGGCGCGAACGACGCACTGCGCACCTTCTCCGTCGACCTGTCCATGGCGGCGTCGCTCGCCGGACGCGAACTGCTCCACTCCCACACCTGGTACGCGAGCCTCGCCGGGCACGTCGGCAAGCTGCTCCACGACGTCCCGCACGTCATGACCTCGCACTCCCTGGAGCCCCTGCGCCCCTGGAAGGCCGAGCAACTGGGCGGCGGATACGCCCTGTCCAGCTGGGCCGAGCGAACCGCGGCCGAGGCCGCCGACGCCGTCATCGCGGTGTCCGGCGCGATGCGCGAGGACATCCTCGCCTGCTACCCCGCCATCGACCCGGCCAAGGTCCACCTCGTCCACAACGGCATCGACGCCGACCTCTACCGGCCCGACCCCGGCACCGACGTCCTGGAACGCCTCGGCGTCGACCTCGACCGGCCCTACGTCCTGTTCGTCGGACGCATCACCCGGCAGAAGGGCGTCCCGCACCTGCTGCGCGCCGCACGGAAGCTGGACCGCGACGTGCAGCTCGTCCTGTGCGCCGGAGCACCGGACACCCCCGAGATCGACCGTGAGTTCCGCACGCTCTTCGAGGAGCTGAGCCGGAAACGGGCGGGCGTCCAGTGGATCCCCGAGATGCTGCCGCGGCCGCAGATCATCCAACTCCTCACGCACGCGGCGGTGTTCGTGTGCCCCTCGGTGTACGAACCCCTCGGCATCGTCAACCTGGAGGCGATGGCGTGCGGCACCGCCGTCGTCGCCTCACGGGTCGGCGGCATCCCGGAAGTCGTGAGCGACGGCACGACAGGACTGCTCGCGCCGTACCGGGAGAGCGACCCCGCCGACTTCGAGCACGACCTCGGGCTGCTCATGAACAGGCTGGCCACCGACCCGGAGCGGTCCGGCGCGATGGGCAGGGCCGGACGCCACCGCGTGCTCAGGGAGTTCGGCTGGGACACGGTCGCCCGGCGCACGGTCGAGGTGTACGAGGAGATCCTGCACGCCGACAGATAG